The Argentina anserina chromosome 3, drPotAnse1.1, whole genome shotgun sequence genome includes a region encoding these proteins:
- the LOC126787489 gene encoding receptor-like protein 3 → MSSSQLNWSSSDCCKWEGITCDSAARVKHISLPFKGLKLKEGFFSSSSLGNLTHLTLLNLSHNSLYGSFDQAGFFPYLSRLEILDLSYNILVGELPFSLLSSRMRILDLSSNHFHGLVPSSFFQEALNLTSFNISNNTFSGSIPSSICLHSIPSIQLLDFSSNSFNGSISGGIGKCSKLRIFRAGHNNLSGVLPNDIYNASKLEEISLPHNSLYGDISERIANLTTLTSLDLNTNGFTSMLPVTIGRLSKLKLLFLHFNHLNGSLPSSLMNCTNLIELNLAYNNLEGNISVLNFSQLSQLTKLDLGTNNLTGVIPRSLYSCKSLKAIRISYNKLEGEIHPDIRSLKSLSFLSLGHNRLTNITGAMTLLMHCKSLVFLAFPGSFVGEEMPDYLGMGDSDGFQNLRFLSLVDCELSGHIPTYFSKLKRLELLYIGNNRLTGSIPSWLGNLPRLYSIDLSSNLLSGEFPMELCRLPRLVSKGAAVQVDGGDDLELPLYSVQGTSVLQYKWSYFPLGISIRNNTISGSIPIEIGQLQLLHYLDLGNNKMTGSIPTNTQLQSFNSSAFEGNTNLCGAPLLNKCRTIEDKDPNSRDDVGSDNESDQVPWLHIFVVLGFIVGFWGVFGSLVLKKKWRYAYFSFVDTVQDRLYVCVWTTCRN, encoded by the exons ATGTCCTCGTCTCAATTGAATTGGTCTTCCAGTGATTGCTGCAAATGGGAAGGCATCACTTGTGATTCAGCTGCACGAGTTAAACATATATCGCTTCCCTTCAAAGGGCTCAAACTCAAAGAAGGTTTTTTCTCCTCTTCTTCACTAGGCAATCTTACACATCTCACCCTCCTCAATCTCTCCCACAATTCACTTTATGGTTCATTTGATCAAGCCGGATTCTTTCCATATTTGAGTCGGCTTGAAATCTTAGATTTGAGCTATAACATTCTTGTTGGAGAGCTACCATTTTCCTTACTATCCAGTAGAATGCGGATACTGGATTTGTCCAGCAACCACTTCCATGGTTTAGTCCCATCTTCATTCTTCCAAGAAGCTTTGAATTTGACAAGTTTTAATATCAGTAACAACACCTTCTCAGGTTCCATCCCATCCTCTATTTGTCTTCATTCAATTCCCTCCATACAACTATTGGACTTTTCCTCCAACAGTTTCAATGGTAGCATTTCTGGTGGGATAGGAAAGTGTTCGAAACTTCGAATTTTTCGTGCTGGTCATAATAACCTCTCAGGAGTACTCCCAAATGATATCTATAATGCCTCCAAGCTGGAAGAAATTTCATTACCTCATAATTCACTGTATGGAGATATCAGTGAAAGAATCGCCAACCTCACCACTCTTACCTCCCTGGACCTTAACACTAATGGATTCACTAGCATGCTCCCTGTTACTATAGGTAGGCTCTCCAAATTGAAACTATTGTTCCTTCATTTCAACCATCTAAATGGTTCTTTGCCCTCATCTTTGATGAATTGTACCAACCTCATAGAGTTGAATTTGGCATACAACAATTTAGAAGGAAACATTTCGGTGCTTAACTTTTCCCAACTTAGTCAGCTTACCAAACTGGATCTGGGGACAAATAACCTCACCGGTGTCATTCCGAGAAGCCTTTACTCATGCAAGTCCCTGAAAGCAATTCGGATAAGCTATAACAAGCTAGAGGGAGAAATACATCCTGATATTCGGTCGTTGAAATCATTGTCGTTCTTGTCCCTTGGTCACAATAGATTGACCAATATCACAGGGGCAATGACGCTACTGATGCATTGCAAAAGCCTAGTCTTCCTTGCCTTTCCAGGTAGCTTTGTAGGCGAGGAAATGCCAGATTATCTTGGCATGGGTGATTCTGATGGGTTCCAAAACCTTCGATTTTTATCTCTCGTCGATTGTGAGCTCAGTGGTCATATACCTACATATTTTTCTAAGCTCAAAAGGCTAGAGCTCTTGTATATTGGAAACAATAGATTAACAGGGTCAATTCCTAGTTGGTTGGGGAATCTTCCAAGACTCTATTCTATCGACTTGTCATCCAACCTCCTCTCAGGTGAGTTTCCCATGGAACTTTGTAGACTGCCAAGGTTGGTATCCAAAGGAGCTGCAGTTCAAGTAGATGGTGGTGATGATCTTGAATTACCTCTCTACTCAGTCCAGGGTACATCAGTTTTACAATACAAATGGTCCTACTTTCCTCTAGGTATAAGCATAAGAAATAATACCATTAGTGGGAGCATCCCTATTGAGATTGGTCAATTACAGCTTCTCCACTACCTGGACCTTGGCAACAATAAAATGACGG GTTCAATACCAACAAACACCCAGCTCCAAAGCTTCAATTCTTCTGCATTTGAAGGGAACACAAATCTTTGTGGCGCTCCACTCTTGAACAAATGCCGAACGATCGAAGACAAGGACCCTAACAGCCGAGATGATGTTGGGAGTGATAATGAAAGTGATCAAGTTCCATGGCTTCATATATTCGTTGTTCTTGGGTTCATAGTTGGATTTTGGGGAGTATTTGGCTCTCTGGTGCTTAAGAAAAAGTGGAGGTATGCATATTTCAGTTTTGTAGACACGGTTCAAGATAGGCTGTATGTGTGTGTATGGACAACATGCAGAAATTAA
- the LOC126785842 gene encoding receptor-like protein 2: MPSSRLNWSSDNCCKWEGITCDSAGRVKQLSLPSKGLKLKGFFSSSSLGNLTHLTLLNLSRNSLYGSLKNIGFISSLSRLEILDLSYNFLFGELPFSLPSGSIRRLDLSSNHFHGSIPSSFFQQTSNLTSFNVSNNTFSGSIPPSICLPSIPLIQLLDFSFNDFNGSVSGGLGKCSKLRIFRAGYNKLSGVLPDIIYNATRLEEISLPQNSLYGEISERIVNLATLKILDLNSNAFSGMLPLSIGELSKLKVLLLHFNKLKGSLPLSLMNCINLIELSLGYNNFEGDISALNFSKLKRLTKLDLVSNHFTGIIPRSLYSCKSLKAIRISYNKLEGEIHPDIRSLKSLSFLSLGHNRLTNITGAMTLLMHCKSLVFLAFPGTFVGEEMPDYLGMGDFDGFQNLRFLSLVDCELSGHIPTYFSKLKRLELLYIGNNRLTGSIPSWLGNLPRLYSIDLSSNLLSGEFPMELCRLPRLVSKGAAAQVDGGDDLELPLYSVQGTSVLQYKWSYFPLGISIRNNTISGSIPIEIGQLQLLHYLDLGNNKMTGSIPDQVSNLKSLEDLDLSMNHLSGKIPSSITKLTFLNFLNVSYNNLEGSIPTSTQLQSFNSSAFEGNKNLCGAPLPNECLGIKDKDANSRDDVGNDDESDQVPWLHIFVALGFIVGFWGVFGPLVLKENWRYAYFSFVDTV; encoded by the coding sequence ATGCCATCTTCTCGTTTGAATTGGTCATCTGACAATTGCTGCAAATGGGAAGGCATCACTTGTGATTCTGCTGGTCGAGTTAAACAGTTATCGCTTCCCTCCAAAGGACTCAAACTCAAAGGATTTTTCTCCTCATCTTCACTTGGCAATCTCACACATCTCACGCTCCTCAATCTCTCCCGCAATTCACTCTATGGTTCACTAAAAAACATTGGATTCATTTCGTCTTTGAGTCGCCTTGAAATCCTAGATTTGAGCTATAACTTTCTATTTGGAGAACTACCATTTTCTCTACCATCCGGTAGTATCCGGAGACTAGATTTATCTAGCAACCACTTTCATGGTTCAATTCCATCTTCATTCTTCCAACAAACTTCGAATTTGACCAGTTTTAATGTCAGTAACAACACCTTCTCAGGTTCTATCCCACCCTCTATTTGTCTTCCTTCAATTCCCTTGATACAACTATTGGACTTTTCCTTCAATGATTTCAATGGTAGTGTTTCCGGTGGGTTAGGAAAATGTTCGAAACTACGAATTTTTCGTGCTGGTTATAATAAGCTCTCAGGAGTACTCCCAGATATTATTTATAATGCAACCAGGCTTGAAGAAATTTCATTACCTCAAAATTCACTATATGGAGAGATTAGTGAAAGAATTGTCAACCTTGCTACTCTCAAAATCCTCGACCTCAATTCTAATGCATTCAGTGGCATGCTCCCTCTAAGTATTGGTGAGCTATCCAAATTGAAAGTCTTACTCCTTCATTTCAACAAACTAAAAGGTTCTTTGCCCTTGTCTTTGATGAATTGCATCAACCTGATAGAATTAAGTCTGGGATACAACAATTTTGAAGGTGATATTTCAGCGCTTAACTTCTCCAAACTTAAGCGGCTGACTAAACTAGATCTGGTGAGCAATCACTTCACCGGTATCATTCCGAGAAGCCTTTACTCATGCAAGTCCCTGAAAGCAATTCGGATTAGCTATAACAAGCTAGAGGGAGAAATACATCCTGATATTCGGTCGTTGAAATCATTGTCGTTCTTGTCCCTTGGTCACAATAGATTGACCAATATCACAGGGGCAATGACGCTACTGATGCATTGCAAAAGCCTAGTCTTCCTTGCCTTTCCAGGTACCTTTGTAGGCGAGGAAATGCCAGATTATCTTGGCATGGGTGATTTTGATGGGTTCCAAAACCTTCGATTTTTATCTCTCGTCGATTGTGAGCTCAGTGGTCATATACCTACATATTTTTCTAAGCTCAAAAGGCTAGAGCTCTTGTATATTGGAAACAATAGATTAACAGGGTCAATTCCTAGTTGGTTGGGGAATCTTCCAAGACTCTATTCTATCGACTTGTCATCCAACCTCCTCTCAGGTGAGTTTCCCATGGAACTTTGTAGACTGCCAAGATTGGTATCCAAGGGAGCTGCAGCTCAAGTAGATGGTGGTGATGATCTTGAATTACCTCTATACTCGGTCCAGGGTACATCAGTTTTACAATACAAATGGTCCTACTTTCCTCTAGGTATAAGTATAAGAAATAATACCATTAGTGGGAGCATCCCTATTGAGATTGGTCAATTACAGCTTCTCCACTACCTGGACCTTGGCAACAATAAAATGACGGGTAGCATTCCAGACCAAGTATCTAATCTGAAGAGCTTGGAGGACTTGGATCTCTCCATGAATCATTTGTCCGGAAAAATCCCATCATCAATTACAAAGCTTACTTTCCTGAACTTCTTGAATGTGTCATACAATAATCTGGAAGGTTCAATACCAACAAGCACCCAGCTCCAAAGCTTCAATTCTTCTGCATTTGAGGGGAATAAAAATCTTTGTGGTGCTCCACTTCCAAATGAGTGCCTAGGGATCAAAGACAAGGACGCTAACAGCCGAGACGATGTGGGTAATGATGACGAAAGTGATCAAGTTCCATGGCTTCATATATTCGTTGCTCTTGGGTTCATAGTTGGATTTTGGGGAGTATTTGGCCCTCTGGTGCTTAAGGAGAACTGGAGGTATGCATATTTCAGTTTTGTAGACACGGTTTAA